One Candidatus Bathyarchaeia archaeon genomic region harbors:
- a CDS encoding FtsX-like permease family protein: GFSVRIDSRMRYREVTAQNIIGILPGSKNDEIIIISSHYDSWASVPALANSPMEAISSAFLLEFARVISKTTPLRTVWFVFFSGHWQALSGSRKFVEDYYFSLEVQNGTFKPLMLINMGDFDPMGYGLQILRGGAGTLYATVDIASGITLRYSWVRRQIFTKYLYDPYLVSLIMNLTGNEPSILVKEFFTHDMFWGTENYFYMLDSEPAEMTRGLSFTIQTAFASKHWMGDPFQIFDLDLLSERFSFLVPQFMIASHIALSFINEPEWGAKWSETSPSRLFLSPGGFAQYSGFITLRGQTLEYNLSKGWYSPIPRALVRVYMGIVIGNLLYSPYPYPFNKYITFSDENGTFEVHGLSPYPFVPGKYIIEAWVVDESSGKIIYAPDLGVYGAKMIRPVVSPLSHPEKCSVVLMRAETIALFDVFDPRNGITGLVPDFRSPTFAQTGGWFYDRGIVVVPQDFISKGDLLFYGVYYNEYETVALAFVLPKSKVMVMAKSGGLSKTADPRPFLILTNSSIEEPEGYGITSLGDSPYIYRGDALKYSKDIVLIARSRYYQLCSHGVRSLSVEEKLLKAEEYLKEAMRAYMDKRYSDAYVKALAAWAWGSRTYDEVMTLIDDSGRTSLFFFLIIILAAILLERLLIQSSGKRQVIIILALGSVLLLFFGIIHPALTVVTNTIMAVLGLISFILFAVSAGILGDETQKVLKELSHRILGYHVIEKGRSGLLAMALNISIENMRRRKIRTILVFSSLITVSFALTSFTSISPYIGVKYVPWGVHSPQYQGILIKSGFSVPPRDILGFYTTDVVKGVIGEKALILPRSWYYPSSIGPSIGVVTKIASEGGNLTYEINAMLGLTIEDVKSIFLNYSDTFIIYDGADKYWCLIPSSAAEKLRVGLGDNIIVQGIKLKVIGIYNTSIITTELTRDLSGLSITPTDPYYVSVLGVGVTIPLSAGQQPPQLSWSRIIIVPYKLALELGGYTAEISIKFPANTNIKTIDNLSKDIANILDLPVYIGTEEKVKVVSRISTFSAFGLEGIIILLIIGAFNIATTLIGIQQERAKDMFVYTSLGLSPSGAMTMIILESLTYSILSLLTGYFLGFIGNMFFKETGVLPPDFTFNYASLFAAISLLIILFASFVSSLYPAYLASKLITPSLERKWRPPTKPKDDLWEMPLPVRIDSLDEVKGMLTFLREYYIGMGAERAYYKILESSLHLMDTKEPRLTLKVALAPYEAGVAERVSLNAVWNEKSNNYSFTVVMERLIGKREIWVQGSTNFVDDLRKQILLWRFLPENSRRKYIEIARKAT; encoded by the coding sequence CAGGGTTCTCTGTTCGCATTGACTCCAGAATGCGTTATCGTGAGGTTACGGCACAAAATATAATTGGTATTCTTCCCGGCTCTAAAAATGATGAGATAATCATAATTTCGTCTCACTATGATTCTTGGGCGTCAGTCCCAGCCCTTGCAAATTCTCCTATGGAGGCTATTTCGTCCGCATTTCTCTTAGAGTTTGCAAGAGTTATTAGCAAAACGACTCCTCTTAGAACCGTTTGGTTTGTTTTCTTTTCTGGGCACTGGCAAGCTTTAAGTGGTTCAAGAAAATTTGTTGAAGACTATTATTTTAGCCTAGAAGTTCAAAATGGCACCTTTAAGCCACTAATGCTAATAAACATGGGCGATTTTGATCCAATGGGCTATGGATTACAGATACTTAGAGGTGGAGCCGGAACACTCTATGCAACTGTAGATATTGCTAGTGGAATAACGTTGAGGTATAGTTGGGTTCGCCGTCAAATATTTACAAAGTATCTTTATGATCCTTACTTGGTATCATTGATTATGAATTTAACAGGAAATGAACCATCAATTCTAGTTAAAGAATTCTTTACGCATGATATGTTCTGGGGCACAGAAAATTACTTCTATATGCTTGATTCTGAGCCAGCCGAAATGACTAGGGGGCTTTCCTTCACCATACAAACTGCTTTCGCTAGTAAACATTGGATGGGCGATCCATTCCAAATATTCGATCTTGATTTATTGTCTGAAAGATTTTCTTTCTTAGTTCCACAATTTATGATTGCCAGTCATATTGCACTTTCCTTTATAAATGAACCTGAATGGGGCGCTAAATGGTCTGAAACTTCTCCTTCAAGGCTCTTTCTCTCCCCAGGTGGCTTCGCTCAGTACTCAGGTTTTATCACATTAAGGGGTCAGACTTTGGAATATAATCTCTCTAAAGGATGGTATAGCCCTATTCCTCGCGCTTTAGTTCGAGTATACATGGGAATTGTAATTGGCAATCTACTATATTCTCCCTATCCATATCCATTCAATAAATACATCACTTTTTCTGATGAGAATGGAACATTTGAGGTTCATGGACTTTCGCCCTATCCATTCGTTCCGGGAAAATATATAATTGAAGCTTGGGTTGTGGACGAGTCTTCGGGGAAAATCATCTATGCACCAGACCTTGGAGTTTACGGTGCAAAAATGATTCGTCCAGTTGTTTCTCCATTATCCCATCCAGAAAAATGTTCTGTTGTCCTTATGAGGGCCGAAACAATAGCTTTGTTTGATGTTTTTGATCCTAGAAATGGAATAACAGGTTTAGTCCCAGACTTTAGATCACCTACATTTGCACAGACTGGAGGTTGGTTCTATGATAGGGGTATAGTTGTAGTTCCCCAAGATTTCATTTCTAAAGGTGACCTGTTGTTCTATGGCGTATATTATAATGAATATGAAACGGTCGCGCTAGCTTTTGTTTTGCCAAAAAGCAAAGTTATGGTTATGGCTAAGAGCGGTGGTCTATCAAAAACCGCTGATCCCCGTCCCTTTTTAATCCTTACCAACAGCAGCATAGAGGAACCAGAAGGATACGGTATAACTTCTTTGGGAGATTCTCCATACATATATAGGGGAGATGCATTAAAATATTCAAAAGATATAGTACTAATTGCAAGGTCAAGATACTATCAGCTCTGTTCTCATGGCGTGAGAAGTTTAAGTGTTGAAGAGAAACTTTTAAAGGCTGAGGAATATCTTAAAGAGGCAATGCGAGCTTATATGGACAAACGTTATTCTGACGCTTACGTAAAAGCCTTAGCTGCATGGGCGTGGGGCTCAAGGACTTATGATGAAGTTATGACGCTTATTGATGATTCGGGGAGAACTTCCCTCTTCTTCTTCCTAATAATTATCTTAGCTGCAATCTTATTGGAGCGACTATTAATTCAATCTTCTGGGAAGCGTCAAGTAATTATTATTTTAGCGCTGGGTTCTGTTTTACTCTTATTTTTTGGCATTATTCATCCTGCTCTGACAGTTGTAACCAATACCATAATGGCGGTTCTAGGACTTATCTCATTTATTTTGTTCGCCGTCTCTGCAGGAATATTGGGAGATGAAACGCAAAAAGTTTTGAAGGAGCTATCTCACAGGATTTTAGGCTACCATGTTATAGAGAAGGGGAGATCAGGTTTACTTGCCATGGCTCTCAATATTTCCATAGAAAATATGCGTAGAAGAAAAATTAGGACGATTCTTGTATTTAGTAGCCTAATAACAGTCTCGTTTGCTCTGACCTCTTTCACTTCAATCTCACCATATATTGGCGTTAAATATGTTCCTTGGGGCGTCCATTCGCCTCAATATCAAGGTATTCTCATAAAAAGTGGCTTTAGTGTTCCCCCAAGGGATATACTTGGATTCTATACTACGGATGTGGTTAAAGGCGTAATTGGAGAAAAGGCATTAATATTACCTAGATCATGGTATTATCCTTCTTCAATTGGACCTAGCATTGGAGTTGTGACAAAAATAGCCTCTGAAGGCGGCAATTTAACTTATGAGATAAATGCCATGCTAGGTCTAACAATTGAGGACGTGAAGAGCATTTTCCTTAATTACTCTGATACTTTCATCATATATGATGGAGCTGACAAATATTGGTGTCTAATACCATCTAGCGCTGCAGAAAAATTGAGAGTCGGTCTCGGCGATAATATAATTGTGCAAGGAATAAAACTTAAAGTGATTGGAATTTATAATACGTCAATTATAACTACTGAGCTAACAAGAGACTTAAGCGGTCTCAGCATTACGCCGACAGATCCATATTATGTGAGTGTGCTCGGCGTAGGTGTAACAATACCGTTAAGTGCAGGGCAGCAGCCACCACAACTATCATGGTCTAGGATAATTATTGTTCCTTATAAGCTTGCGCTTGAACTAGGTGGTTACACTGCTGAAATATCAATAAAGTTTCCAGCAAACACAAACATTAAAACTATTGACAACCTTTCGAAGGACATAGCTAACATTCTTGATTTACCAGTATATATTGGGACTGAAGAGAAAGTTAAAGTCGTTTCTAGAATTTCAACTTTCTCAGCTTTTGGCTTAGAAGGAATAATCATACTACTCATTATAGGAGCTTTTAATATCGCGACGACTTTAATTGGCATACAACAGGAAAGAGCAAAAGATATGTTTGTATATACATCTCTAGGGCTTTCTCCTAGTGGGGCGATGACCATGATTATATTGGAGTCTCTTACATACTCCATTCTCAGCTTACTCACAGGATATTTCCTAGGTTTTATCGGAAATATGTTCTTTAAAGAAACAGGGGTGCTGCCACCAGATTTCACATTCAATTACGCTTCTCTATTTGCCGCGATTTCTCTGCTAATAATATTGTTTGCATCTTTCGTTTCCTCTTTGTATCCAGCTTACTTAGCATCTAAACTTATCACACCGTCCTTGGAAAGAAAATGGAGACCCCCGACAAAGCCAAAGGACGATTTATGGGAAATGCCTCTTCCAGTGAGAATCGATAGTCTCGATGAGGTCAAGGGAATGCTTACTTTCCTAAGAGAGTATTATATTGGAATGGGAGCTGAAAGAGCATACTATAAAATTCTTGAATCTTCACTCCATCTAATGGATACAAAAGAACCTAGGTTAACTCTTAAAGTTGCTTTAGCCCCCTATGAGGCAGGGGTTGCAGAAAGAGTCAGTCTTAACGCTGTATGGAATGAAAAAAGCAATAATTATAGTTTTACAGTAGTAATGGAGAGATTAATTGGAAAAAGAGAGATTTGGGTGCAGGGATCTACAAATTTTGTTGATGATCTGAGGAAACAAATACTTCTTTGGAGGTTCCTTCCGGAAAATAGTAGAAGAAAATATATTGAGATCGCGAGGAAAGCGACGTAA
- a CDS encoding DUF6784 domain-containing protein, protein MEEAKLGKALTAKSLSISIVLAIVLIVLGNLTWLYTSKGEVVTVVLLPFFYYALLNTLLMKINPKIKLSAAEMAMLYVVLLFAGALGPCSWGDVFQQYIEKTIVAAGMLLADPGISNNIKALVPSYMFPRNDLAISVFYNGLQPGQVFPMAEFIAPIIYWSIYTLLIFCLLFFLSFGLWGKRWVEVENLLFPYALPVTYVIKSSLDIEEGTSKSRWFSLKITEYKVFWIAFLVGLLNSILPIIAQFLPIYMAGMQEYGAAPIEFPAMAAAFPGTMARGTFQVDQIAIWLLLPTNSLATIIIVWLIFGVIYPAIAVQAGWIPYQPGVEFRWSWDDTPGNWYPFPFEIMWIGILMGFGIVTLWSLRDRFKEMLSTLTGKDKIENGLSLRAVTIMGIVVTIAILAFFIASGVPPIIAVIQLILGYIVITFLAKLTSMYFFHVGDFMGWGGASWIFAPGASLGYYPTIASPETATYAAFVTSSMALPFNGCWTLRCIGISPGGTAALYKVARETNANLKDILIGGLIVCLICVPVGYFSYIWILTHGGGVANTSSWGSWVHYWKYSYGTLDFSTGITGETNMFAVFQWHILGIILFFIIYALRMKFAWFFIDPAAFAFAGPYMDYSWLCALTALIIRVILIRVVGSTRFTKYVTAIASGVIWGYAAPLLIAWLVEFTTVCIPSFMSYYVPG, encoded by the coding sequence ATGGAAGAAGCTAAGCTTGGGAAGGCTTTAACAGCGAAAAGCTTATCAATAAGTATCGTTTTGGCGATAGTACTCATTGTATTGGGAAACTTAACATGGCTCTATACTTCAAAAGGCGAGGTTGTAACAGTAGTTTTGCTGCCATTCTTCTACTATGCTCTGCTGAACACGCTTCTGATGAAAATAAACCCAAAAATTAAATTGAGCGCTGCAGAAATGGCAATGCTTTATGTTGTTCTTTTATTCGCTGGAGCTCTAGGGCCATGTTCCTGGGGGGATGTCTTTCAACAATATATTGAGAAGACGATCGTAGCAGCAGGAATGCTGCTCGCGGATCCTGGGATATCAAATAATATTAAAGCATTGGTTCCCAGTTATATGTTTCCGAGAAATGATCTGGCGATCAGCGTCTTTTATAACGGGTTACAGCCAGGGCAAGTCTTCCCTATGGCGGAGTTTATAGCTCCTATAATCTATTGGTCGATTTACACGCTTCTAATTTTCTGCCTACTCTTCTTCCTAAGCTTTGGACTTTGGGGCAAGCGATGGGTTGAAGTAGAGAACTTACTCTTCCCGTATGCGCTTCCAGTAACTTATGTTATTAAGTCCTCGCTTGACATTGAGGAAGGGACAAGTAAGAGCAGATGGTTCTCGCTTAAGATCACAGAGTACAAAGTATTTTGGATTGCCTTTCTAGTTGGTCTATTGAACTCAATTTTGCCTATAATTGCGCAGTTCCTACCAATATATATGGCTGGCATGCAAGAATATGGTGCTGCCCCTATCGAGTTTCCTGCTATGGCAGCAGCTTTCCCAGGCACGATGGCTAGAGGGACATTTCAAGTAGATCAGATAGCCATATGGCTGCTTCTCCCAACAAACTCCTTAGCAACAATCATTATTGTCTGGCTAATTTTCGGCGTAATCTATCCTGCTATCGCCGTTCAGGCTGGATGGATACCCTACCAACCTGGAGTTGAGTTCAGGTGGAGCTGGGATGACACGCCGGGAAACTGGTATCCATTTCCATTCGAGATAATGTGGATTGGTATCCTAATGGGATTCGGCATAGTAACCCTCTGGAGCCTAAGAGACCGCTTCAAAGAAATGCTCTCCACCCTAACTGGAAAGGATAAAATTGAAAATGGATTATCCCTGAGGGCAGTAACAATCATGGGTATAGTTGTAACTATAGCGATACTGGCATTCTTCATAGCGAGTGGTGTACCGCCTATTATAGCAGTTATACAGCTAATCTTAGGATACATCGTCATAACGTTTCTCGCTAAGCTCACAAGCATGTACTTTTTCCATGTAGGAGACTTTATGGGTTGGGGTGGAGCGTCATGGATCTTCGCACCTGGAGCATCTCTTGGCTACTATCCAACCATTGCGTCTCCTGAGACAGCCACTTATGCTGCGTTCGTAACATCCTCCATGGCACTACCATTTAATGGTTGTTGGACGCTTAGATGTATAGGTATAAGCCCAGGTGGAACTGCTGCGCTCTATAAGGTGGCTAGAGAGACAAACGCAAACCTTAAAGATATTCTTATTGGGGGCTTAATTGTCTGTTTGATTTGTGTGCCAGTAGGCTACTTCAGCTATATTTGGATTTTAACTCATGGCGGTGGAGTGGCCAATACGTCTTCTTGGGGTTCGTGGGTTCACTACTGGAAATATAGCTATGGAACATTAGATTTTAGTACTGGAATAACTGGTGAAACTAATATGTTCGCAGTTTTCCAATGGCATATTTTAGGCATAATACTCTTCTTCATAATATATGCTCTAAGAATGAAATTTGCATGGTTCTTCATTGATCCAGCAGCGTTCGCCTTTGCGGGACCATATATGGACTATAGCTGGCTTTGTGCTCTTACAGCGCTCATAATAAGAGTAATCTTGATAAGAGTTGTAGGCTCAACAAGATTCACAAAATATGTTACAGCGATCGCCTCCGGAGTTATTTGGGGTTATGCTGCACCACTATTAATAGCATGGCTCGTAGAATTCACAACAGTTTGCATTCCATCCTTCATGAGCTACTATGTACCCGGTTAA